Proteins found in one Odocoileus virginianus isolate 20LAN1187 ecotype Illinois chromosome 10, Ovbor_1.2, whole genome shotgun sequence genomic segment:
- the EXPH5 gene encoding exophilin-5 isoform X3 has translation MLLDCFVKNRCDGHTPSVSVKGTTLQSKKYNSPLESQATDSATVPKPASMREGSPVPPWDGSLLEDEFFQVLDDLDSKLAQEQSPSSVNTRTPLNIGSRTQFSRFYSSGSKYNHITGRHKNCYNETSNMSIYDVLRPGTPREGFKTFSPRTRTIYDMYRTREPRVLKEDYVQKNTFGSTSLCFDSRQQSASSATGYFKARSLYFPATTQNKTGFISPSHQQSPKRTPLSSIIWNRSDSSRDRQNQEEFLEAPSPMEIDPADQYMYPRCFQENRRYEFYHSQSVYQSVGLNVPIDNAMNPDPFENSENMPFYHEDNPFTGSFFSNTFGRSRGQRFGQNPFWGQQEEHSSSGFHQSRKPFTSSDRDFEMISTEVNSALAGHGHSVPSHHWGSFSPGYRTNISRNQQIPHPWQLDSQTSILESMEVSQGNGNQSTHFSPANVCSMTGASYHMKSGGLECSPMEVHVNKEPYSFGIAQTLASPFRSTFLHIPDDRGNSQSPNFQIPTVTLQKVKPASLPIRNYTEVTVTNNVSVDSLPPTESQANVLVTEVSNEKDLKASVLEKDKKINKIDQPNMTGEIPQLVSQTIISNPLPDVQNPLSQDSDKSNRFVFSASTTVSSKRLPGVISRRDTSKIHKANELKKAKSYTGNRKLDSATSLPFIQESRTTSLFLSPNQVCHQELTVSNENISSIVKNNHGSSEHTDNQRPQSPEKLAPLDTKGEQCITTYSSNCSKSDADQNMPHNSLDLSSAALPDSSPSNDSGLDALVIPSTTVFWKCASSKDPSLGEREDNGYKNQNSQFSLSHLENQTSNDNGAPVHNEEVNVVKCPSQPLFRGGKGKGKIRQRISYIETLSKTESRSVPTSESNTLTEGTQSNSRSPEHHEIYCTLPRKSAVFLIGNRKPESTTMPSLFRNEPVALPIKNDVEDPIGKYTSKKSSPSPCESESECSKVVSDSVSVALEATEGMTKKMNIGSASVRKGPLPVLIKRAVSCPSEVLYASPGRDEREKCLISDTDTSTITLRPWERLINPLGSDSSVCECSLSKKHHQEEYIQECTEKNGKISASKTGIFSHPNEHPLPFSSDMSGQETGKTLHKFKTTSMFSVSGDEDNVKCLEVVSIYYTLPRKHSKKFCDLLQKYTQDIDSLTESTKVGIKTSNALEKDQLNCPAQGQSGTPLSKDTSAQETSHPSHITENMTVLQLPSVESSESTLQEMASIEADVSLHKQEPKTGEISPYNLAKTPPPDSQSRKENEKKLQSETVFTSPTLQEKKVTREKSETCPQSIKSDDSGFSNLPAHSEENVENSHIIRSSGEHTGSDTAITATGSLQKDITGTVTEESSNGLQPRIVRGEIREDFPPNSEKPLSDSESQVFALTPALSKLQLDETCSSEQDLDSSQSEPRELLKRRQEVNTTQSKAKDEMQKLAWNQRSLPEGSNKSKKSLADLEKGKSRSPVKNGLAVMSKVSRKFPAKDLYPRRHVATIFPQSGNSSGFSSFSLGTPECNPLSLEPPLKSTGTTDESRLSNDGINVEKSENPLQLTAISNREACTSLSNHKSNNISQPHQNEFENISESQPKCENSEDVTVAPILERESGALAQPTLISLREADFPDHQRKLKPPFQLEPVEKSTVCVPLTSCQQGQSSASFLECESQPHPYRSESLKSVNVHGDILRISHPPKVRERHFSESTSIDDVLSRLTLGNEFSNNSGYSRRFKSFSELPSCGENESWALNNSRTKMGPRSATSISRPIDYGIFGKEQQLAFLENVKRSLTQGRLWKPSFLKNPGFLKDDVINPANPTESSTSNSPSNQRPEDGLSLSAPLNIYEEDPVDSDCDTDTTTDDEYYLDENDKESEL, from the exons GTGTGATGGCCACACACCTTCTGTGTCTGTGAAGGGAACCACTTTG cagTCAAAAAAATACAATTCACCTCTGGAAAGCCAAGCCACTGACAGTGCAACTGTCCCCAAGCCAGCAAGCATGAGGGAGGGAAGTCCTGTCCCTCCGTGGGATGGTTCACTGCTGGAGGATGAGTTCTTCCAAG TTTTAGATGATTTGGATAGCAAACTGGCTCAGGAACAATCTCCAAGCTCAGTGAATACCAGAACACCTCTCAACATTGGATCAAGGACACAGTTCAGTCGTTTTTACTCCAGTGGGAGCAAATACAATCATATCACAGGAAGGCACAAAAATTGCTATAATGAAACTTCTAATATGTCTATCTATGATGTCTTAAGACCAGGAACCCCTAGGGAAGGTTTCAAAACCTTTTCTCCTAGAACAAGGACAATCTATGATATGTATAGGACAAGGGAACCCAGAGTTTTAAAAGAAGATTATGTGCAAAAGAACACTTTTGGTAGTACTTCTCTGTGTTTCGACAGCAGGCAACAATCAGCCTCATCAGCTACAGGATATTTCAAAGCAAGAAGCTTATATTTTCCAGCCACAACTCAGAATAAGACTGGGTTTATATCACCAAGCCACCAACAGAGCCCAAAGAGAACTCCTTTATCATCTATCATATGGAATAGATCAGATTCTTCTAGAGATAGGCAGAACCAGGAAGAATTCCTGGAGGCACCATCACCAATGGAAATTGACCCTGCTGACCAGTATATGTATCCCAGGTGTTTCCAGGAGAATAGGAGATATGAATTTTACCATTCACAGAGTGTTTACCAAAGTGTTGGCTTAAATGTTCCCATAGATAATGCAATGAATCCTGACCCATTTGAGAACTCAGAAAATATGCCATTCTACCATGAAGATAACCCATTTACTGGGTCTTTCTTTAGCAATACCTTTGGACGGAGCAGGGGACAGAGATTTGGACAAAATCCTTTTTGGGGCCAACAGGAAGAACATTCTTCTTCTGGCTTTCATCAAAGCAGGAAACCATTTACTTCTTCTGACAGAGACTTTGAAATGATCTCTACTGAAGTAAACAGTGCACTAGCTGGGCATGGCCATAGTGTTCCTTCTCATCACTGGGGGTCATTTTCTCCTGGTTACAGAACAAATATTTCCAGAAACCAACAGATACCACACCCCTGGCAGCTTGATTCTCAGACATCCATACTGGAGAGCATGGAGGTGTCACAAGGTAATGGGAACCAGTCTACTCATTTCAGCCCAGCCAATGTATGTTCCATGACTGGTGCAAGCTATCACATGAAATCTGGTGGGTTAGAATGTTCTCCTATGGAAGTACATGTAAACAAAGAACCTTACTCATTTGGAATTGCTCAAACTCTAGCATCCCCGTTCAGAAGTACCTTCCTGCATATTCCTGATGACAGAGGGAATTCTCAGAGTCCTAACTTTCAGATTCCCACAGTCACTTTGCAGAAAGTTAAGCCGGCCTCTCTTCCAATCAGAAACTATACAGAAGTCACTGTGACCAACAATGTTTCAGTTGATTCTCTGCCTCCGACTGAAAGCCAAGCCAATGTCTTGGTCACAGAAGTAAGTAATGAGAAAGACTTGAAGGCATCTGttttggaaaaagacaaaaaaataaacaagatagaCCAGCCAAACATGACAGGTGAAATACCCCAACTTGTTTCACAGACAATAATTTCTAACCCTTTACCTGATGTTCAAAATCCCCTTTCCCAGGACTCAGACAAGAGCAACAGATTTGTTTTTAGTGCATCTACCACAGTAAGTTCAAAAAGGTTGCCTGGAGTCATTTCCAGGAGAGATACCTCCAAAATTCATAAAGCCAATGAACTGAAAAAAGCTAAGAGTTATACTGGGAACAGAAAACTTGACTCAGCAACTTCCCTTCCTTTCATTCAGGAAAGCAGAACAACATCACTTTTTCTCAGCCCAAATCAAGTTTGTCACCAGGAGTTAACAGtaagtaatgaaaatatttcaagcatTGTTAAAAATAACCACGGGAGTTCTGAACATACTGATAATCAACGCCCACAGTCTCCAGAAAAGCTTGCTCCTTTAGATACCAAGGGAGAACAATGTATCACGACTTATTCTAGCAACTGCAGCAAGTCAGATGCTGATCAAAACATGCCCCATAATTCTTTAGATCTGTCTTCAGCAGCACTACCAGATTCCTCACCATCAAATGATTCTGGCCTTGATGCTCTGGTAATTCCTTCTACCACAGTGTTCTGGAAATGTGCTTCAAGTAAAGATCCATCTctgggagaaagagaagacaatGGTTACAAGAACCAAAATAGTCAGTTTTCCCTAAGTCACTTAGAAAACCAAACGAGTAATGATAATGGTGCACCTGTACATAATGAAGAGGTTAATGTTGTCAAATGCCCGTCACAACCTCTTTTCAGGGgtggaaagggaaaaggaaaaataagacaaCGCATATCCTACATCGAAACATTAAGcaaaacagaaagtagatcagtgcCTACAAGTGAAAGCAACACTCTCACTGAGGGAACTCAGAGCAATTCCAGGTCTCCTGAGCATCATGAGATTTATTGTACTTTACCGAGAAAATCAGCCGTTTTTCTCATTGGTAACAGGAAGCCTGAAAGTACGACTATGCCTTCTTTGTTTAGGAACGAGCCAGTTGCATTACCAATCAAAAATGATGTGGAAGATCCAATAGGAAAGTACACATCAAAAAAATCCAGTCCCAGTCCTTGTGAATCAGAGAGCGAATGTTCCAAAGTCGTTTCGGACTCAGTCTCAGTAGCACTTGAAGCCACAGAAGGGATGACAAAGAAGATGAACATtggatctgcttctgttagaaaGGGGCCACTTCCAGTCCTCATCAAGAGGGCTGTGTCATGTCCTTCAGAAGTGCTTTATGCCTCACCTggaagagatgaaagagaaaaatgcttGATTTCTGATACAGATACTTCTACTATAACACTGAGGCCTTGGGAGAGACTCATTAACCCTCTGGGAAGTGACTCGTCTGTTTGTGAATGTTCTTTAAGCAAGAAACACCACCAGGAGGAATACATACAAGAATGTACTGAAAAGAATGGTAAAATTTCTGCCTCCAAGACAGGCATATTTTCCCATCCAAATGAACACCCTTTACCTTTTTCTTCAGATATGTCAGGACAAGAAACTGGGAAAACTTTACATAAATTTAAGACTACGagtatgttttctgtttctggtgATGAAGATAATGTGAAGTGTCTTGAGGTGGTTTCAATATATTATACTCTACCAAGGAAGCACAGCAAAAAATTCTGTGACCTTCTTCAAAAGTATACACAAGACATCGATTCACTTACAGAATCAACTAAAGTGGGGATTAAAACATCTAATGCTTTAGAAAAAGACCAACTGAATTGTCCTGCGCAAGGCCAGTCAGGAACACCTTTGTCTAAAGATACCTCTGCTCAGGAGACCAGCCATCCTTCTCACATCACTGAAAATATGACTGTTTTACAATTACCAAGTGTTGAGTCCTCAGAATCTACATTACAGGAAATGGCTTCTATTGAAGCAGATGTTTCTCTTCATAAACAAGAACCTAAAACTGGAGAAATTTCCCCATACAACTTGGCTAAAACACCTCCACCTGATTCACAAAGcaggaaagagaatgagaaaaaattgCAAAGTGAAACTGTGTTTACTTCACCAAcgcttcaggaaaaaaaagttacaagGGAGAAATCTGAAACTTGTCCACAATCCATTAAATCAGATGACAGTGGTTTTTCTAACCTCCCAGCCCATTCAGAAGAGAATGTTGAAAACTCCCACATCATAAGAAGTTCTGGGGAGCATACAGGTAGTGATACAGCCATTACAGCTACTGGAAGTCTTCAAAAAGATATCACAGGCACAGTTACAGAGGAGAGCTCCAATGGATTGCAGCCTAGGATAGTCAGAGGGGAAATTAGAGAAGATTTCCCCCCAAACTCTGAGAAACCACTTTCTGACTCAGAAAGCCAAGTCTTTGCTCTTACTCCAGCCTTGAGTAAACTACAGCTTGATGAGACTTGTTCAAGTGAACAAGATTTAGACAGTTCACAGTCTGAACCCAGAGAACTACTTAAAAGAAGACAGGAGGTAAATACAACGCAGAGCAAGGCTAAAGATGAAATGCAGAAGTTGGCATGGAATCAACGTTCACTTCCTGAAGgaagtaataaaagtaaaaaaagctTGGCTGACCtagaaaaagggaaaagcagATCTCCAGTTAAAAACGGATTGGCAGTTATGTCCAAAGTCAGCAGAAAATTTCCAGCTAAAGATTTATACCCTAGAAGACATGTAGCTACTATCTTTCCCCAAAGTGGGAACAGTTCTGGCTTTAGCAGTTTCTCCCTTGGCACACCAGAATGCAACCCACTGTCCCTTGAGCCTCCTTTAAAGTCCACAGGAACCACAGATGAAAGCAGGTTAAGTAATGATGGCATAAATGTGGAGAAATCCGAGAACCCTCTCCAGCTTACTGCAATATCCAATAGAGAAGCTTGTACATCCTTAAGCAATCACAAGTCCAACAACATTTCGCAACCACATCAAAACGAGTTTGAAAATATCTCAGAATCACAACCAAAGTGTGAGAACTCTGAGGATGTAACAGTAGCTCCGATTTTGGAAAGAGAATCAGGAGCCCTGGCCCAACCCACGTTGATCAGCCTCAGGGAAGCAGACTTCCCTGACCATCAGAGGAAGTTGAAACCCCCTTTTCAACTCGAGCCTGTGGAGAAATCTACGGTGTGTGTCCCACTGACCAGTTGTCAGCAAGGACAAAGCAGTGCTTCATTTCTGGAGTGTGAAAGTCAGCCACACCCCTATCGTTCAGAGAGCTTAAAAAGCGTCAATGTACATGGTGATATACTACGAATAAGTCATCCTCCAAAAGTCAGAGAGCGCCATTTTTCTGAAAGCACTTCTATTGATGATGTCCTGAGTAGACTGACCCTTGGGAATGAATTCTCTAACAACAGCGGGTACAGTCGAAGATTTAAATCTTTTTCTGAACTTCCCTCCtgtggtgaaaatgaaagttgggCTCTGAACAACAGCAGGACAAAAATGGGCCCTAGGTCCGCAACATCTATATCCAGGCCTATTGACTATGGGATTTTTGGGAAAGAACAACAGCTGGCTTTCTTGGAGAATGTAAAGAGGTCACTCACACAAGGGAGATTATGGAAACCAAGTTTTCTTAAGAACCCTGgcttcctgaaagatgatgtaaTTAACCCTGCTAACCCAACAGAGTCATCGACTTCAAATTCTCCTAGTAACCAGAGGCCAGAGGATGGCTTATCTCTAAGCGCGCCACTTAATATCTATGAAGAGGATCCAGTGGACTCAGATTGTGACACAGACACGACCACGGATGACGAATACTACTTGGATGAAAATGACAAAGAGTCAGAACTGTGA
- the EXPH5 gene encoding exophilin-5 isoform X2, with amino-acid sequence MLKQPLTHRLRKGMAENDPVELQTSRSKNILNQRNPTSIPSRLSFRSSFASLFSFRKSRKETSKLQSLGQKGCDGHTPSVSVKGTTLQSKKYNSPLESQATDSATVPKPASMREGSPVPPWDGSLLEDEFFQVLDDLDSKLAQEQSPSSVNTRTPLNIGSRTQFSRFYSSGSKYNHITGRHKNCYNETSNMSIYDVLRPGTPREGFKTFSPRTRTIYDMYRTREPRVLKEDYVQKNTFGSTSLCFDSRQQSASSATGYFKARSLYFPATTQNKTGFISPSHQQSPKRTPLSSIIWNRSDSSRDRQNQEEFLEAPSPMEIDPADQYMYPRCFQENRRYEFYHSQSVYQSVGLNVPIDNAMNPDPFENSENMPFYHEDNPFTGSFFSNTFGRSRGQRFGQNPFWGQQEEHSSSGFHQSRKPFTSSDRDFEMISTEVNSALAGHGHSVPSHHWGSFSPGYRTNISRNQQIPHPWQLDSQTSILESMEVSQGNGNQSTHFSPANVCSMTGASYHMKSGGLECSPMEVHVNKEPYSFGIAQTLASPFRSTFLHIPDDRGNSQSPNFQIPTVTLQKVKPASLPIRNYTEVTVTNNVSVDSLPPTESQANVLVTEVSNEKDLKASVLEKDKKINKIDQPNMTGEIPQLVSQTIISNPLPDVQNPLSQDSDKSNRFVFSASTTVSSKRLPGVISRRDTSKIHKANELKKAKSYTGNRKLDSATSLPFIQESRTTSLFLSPNQVCHQELTVSNENISSIVKNNHGSSEHTDNQRPQSPEKLAPLDTKGEQCITTYSSNCSKSDADQNMPHNSLDLSSAALPDSSPSNDSGLDALVIPSTTVFWKCASSKDPSLGEREDNGYKNQNSQFSLSHLENQTSNDNGAPVHNEEVNVVKCPSQPLFRGGKGKGKIRQRISYIETLSKTESRSVPTSESNTLTEGTQSNSRSPEHHEIYCTLPRKSAVFLIGNRKPESTTMPSLFRNEPVALPIKNDVEDPIGKYTSKKSSPSPCESESECSKVVSDSVSVALEATEGMTKKMNIGSASVRKGPLPVLIKRAVSCPSEVLYASPGRDEREKCLISDTDTSTITLRPWERLINPLGSDSSVCECSLSKKHHQEEYIQECTEKNGKISASKTGIFSHPNEHPLPFSSDMSGQETGKTLHKFKTTSMFSVSGDEDNVKCLEVVSIYYTLPRKHSKKFCDLLQKYTQDIDSLTESTKVGIKTSNALEKDQLNCPAQGQSGTPLSKDTSAQETSHPSHITENMTVLQLPSVESSESTLQEMASIEADVSLHKQEPKTGEISPYNLAKTPPPDSQSRKENEKKLQSETVFTSPTLQEKKVTREKSETCPQSIKSDDSGFSNLPAHSEENVENSHIIRSSGEHTGSDTAITATGSLQKDITGTVTEESSNGLQPRIVRGEIREDFPPNSEKPLSDSESQVFALTPALSKLQLDETCSSEQDLDSSQSEPRELLKRRQEVNTTQSKAKDEMQKLAWNQRSLPEGSNKSKKSLADLEKGKSRSPVKNGLAVMSKVSRKFPAKDLYPRRHVATIFPQSGNSSGFSSFSLGTPECNPLSLEPPLKSTGTTDESRLSNDGINVEKSENPLQLTAISNREACTSLSNHKSNNISQPHQNEFENISESQPKCENSEDVTVAPILERESGALAQPTLISLREADFPDHQRKLKPPFQLEPVEKSTVCVPLTSCQQGQSSASFLECESQPHPYRSESLKSVNVHGDILRISHPPKVRERHFSESTSIDDVLSRLTLGNEFSNNSGYSRRFKSFSELPSCGENESWALNNSRTKMGPRSATSISRPIDYGIFGKEQQLAFLENVKRSLTQGRLWKPSFLKNPGFLKDDVINPANPTESSTSNSPSNQRPEDGLSLSAPLNIYEEDPVDSDCDTDTTTDDEYYLDENDKESEL; translated from the exons GTGTGATGGCCACACACCTTCTGTGTCTGTGAAGGGAACCACTTTG cagTCAAAAAAATACAATTCACCTCTGGAAAGCCAAGCCACTGACAGTGCAACTGTCCCCAAGCCAGCAAGCATGAGGGAGGGAAGTCCTGTCCCTCCGTGGGATGGTTCACTGCTGGAGGATGAGTTCTTCCAAG TTTTAGATGATTTGGATAGCAAACTGGCTCAGGAACAATCTCCAAGCTCAGTGAATACCAGAACACCTCTCAACATTGGATCAAGGACACAGTTCAGTCGTTTTTACTCCAGTGGGAGCAAATACAATCATATCACAGGAAGGCACAAAAATTGCTATAATGAAACTTCTAATATGTCTATCTATGATGTCTTAAGACCAGGAACCCCTAGGGAAGGTTTCAAAACCTTTTCTCCTAGAACAAGGACAATCTATGATATGTATAGGACAAGGGAACCCAGAGTTTTAAAAGAAGATTATGTGCAAAAGAACACTTTTGGTAGTACTTCTCTGTGTTTCGACAGCAGGCAACAATCAGCCTCATCAGCTACAGGATATTTCAAAGCAAGAAGCTTATATTTTCCAGCCACAACTCAGAATAAGACTGGGTTTATATCACCAAGCCACCAACAGAGCCCAAAGAGAACTCCTTTATCATCTATCATATGGAATAGATCAGATTCTTCTAGAGATAGGCAGAACCAGGAAGAATTCCTGGAGGCACCATCACCAATGGAAATTGACCCTGCTGACCAGTATATGTATCCCAGGTGTTTCCAGGAGAATAGGAGATATGAATTTTACCATTCACAGAGTGTTTACCAAAGTGTTGGCTTAAATGTTCCCATAGATAATGCAATGAATCCTGACCCATTTGAGAACTCAGAAAATATGCCATTCTACCATGAAGATAACCCATTTACTGGGTCTTTCTTTAGCAATACCTTTGGACGGAGCAGGGGACAGAGATTTGGACAAAATCCTTTTTGGGGCCAACAGGAAGAACATTCTTCTTCTGGCTTTCATCAAAGCAGGAAACCATTTACTTCTTCTGACAGAGACTTTGAAATGATCTCTACTGAAGTAAACAGTGCACTAGCTGGGCATGGCCATAGTGTTCCTTCTCATCACTGGGGGTCATTTTCTCCTGGTTACAGAACAAATATTTCCAGAAACCAACAGATACCACACCCCTGGCAGCTTGATTCTCAGACATCCATACTGGAGAGCATGGAGGTGTCACAAGGTAATGGGAACCAGTCTACTCATTTCAGCCCAGCCAATGTATGTTCCATGACTGGTGCAAGCTATCACATGAAATCTGGTGGGTTAGAATGTTCTCCTATGGAAGTACATGTAAACAAAGAACCTTACTCATTTGGAATTGCTCAAACTCTAGCATCCCCGTTCAGAAGTACCTTCCTGCATATTCCTGATGACAGAGGGAATTCTCAGAGTCCTAACTTTCAGATTCCCACAGTCACTTTGCAGAAAGTTAAGCCGGCCTCTCTTCCAATCAGAAACTATACAGAAGTCACTGTGACCAACAATGTTTCAGTTGATTCTCTGCCTCCGACTGAAAGCCAAGCCAATGTCTTGGTCACAGAAGTAAGTAATGAGAAAGACTTGAAGGCATCTGttttggaaaaagacaaaaaaataaacaagatagaCCAGCCAAACATGACAGGTGAAATACCCCAACTTGTTTCACAGACAATAATTTCTAACCCTTTACCTGATGTTCAAAATCCCCTTTCCCAGGACTCAGACAAGAGCAACAGATTTGTTTTTAGTGCATCTACCACAGTAAGTTCAAAAAGGTTGCCTGGAGTCATTTCCAGGAGAGATACCTCCAAAATTCATAAAGCCAATGAACTGAAAAAAGCTAAGAGTTATACTGGGAACAGAAAACTTGACTCAGCAACTTCCCTTCCTTTCATTCAGGAAAGCAGAACAACATCACTTTTTCTCAGCCCAAATCAAGTTTGTCACCAGGAGTTAACAGtaagtaatgaaaatatttcaagcatTGTTAAAAATAACCACGGGAGTTCTGAACATACTGATAATCAACGCCCACAGTCTCCAGAAAAGCTTGCTCCTTTAGATACCAAGGGAGAACAATGTATCACGACTTATTCTAGCAACTGCAGCAAGTCAGATGCTGATCAAAACATGCCCCATAATTCTTTAGATCTGTCTTCAGCAGCACTACCAGATTCCTCACCATCAAATGATTCTGGCCTTGATGCTCTGGTAATTCCTTCTACCACAGTGTTCTGGAAATGTGCTTCAAGTAAAGATCCATCTctgggagaaagagaagacaatGGTTACAAGAACCAAAATAGTCAGTTTTCCCTAAGTCACTTAGAAAACCAAACGAGTAATGATAATGGTGCACCTGTACATAATGAAGAGGTTAATGTTGTCAAATGCCCGTCACAACCTCTTTTCAGGGgtggaaagggaaaaggaaaaataagacaaCGCATATCCTACATCGAAACATTAAGcaaaacagaaagtagatcagtgcCTACAAGTGAAAGCAACACTCTCACTGAGGGAACTCAGAGCAATTCCAGGTCTCCTGAGCATCATGAGATTTATTGTACTTTACCGAGAAAATCAGCCGTTTTTCTCATTGGTAACAGGAAGCCTGAAAGTACGACTATGCCTTCTTTGTTTAGGAACGAGCCAGTTGCATTACCAATCAAAAATGATGTGGAAGATCCAATAGGAAAGTACACATCAAAAAAATCCAGTCCCAGTCCTTGTGAATCAGAGAGCGAATGTTCCAAAGTCGTTTCGGACTCAGTCTCAGTAGCACTTGAAGCCACAGAAGGGATGACAAAGAAGATGAACATtggatctgcttctgttagaaaGGGGCCACTTCCAGTCCTCATCAAGAGGGCTGTGTCATGTCCTTCAGAAGTGCTTTATGCCTCACCTggaagagatgaaagagaaaaatgcttGATTTCTGATACAGATACTTCTACTATAACACTGAGGCCTTGGGAGAGACTCATTAACCCTCTGGGAAGTGACTCGTCTGTTTGTGAATGTTCTTTAAGCAAGAAACACCACCAGGAGGAATACATACAAGAATGTACTGAAAAGAATGGTAAAATTTCTGCCTCCAAGACAGGCATATTTTCCCATCCAAATGAACACCCTTTACCTTTTTCTTCAGATATGTCAGGACAAGAAACTGGGAAAACTTTACATAAATTTAAGACTACGagtatgttttctgtttctggtgATGAAGATAATGTGAAGTGTCTTGAGGTGGTTTCAATATATTATACTCTACCAAGGAAGCACAGCAAAAAATTCTGTGACCTTCTTCAAAAGTATACACAAGACATCGATTCACTTACAGAATCAACTAAAGTGGGGATTAAAACATCTAATGCTTTAGAAAAAGACCAACTGAATTGTCCTGCGCAAGGCCAGTCAGGAACACCTTTGTCTAAAGATACCTCTGCTCAGGAGACCAGCCATCCTTCTCACATCACTGAAAATATGACTGTTTTACAATTACCAAGTGTTGAGTCCTCAGAATCTACATTACAGGAAATGGCTTCTATTGAAGCAGATGTTTCTCTTCATAAACAAGAACCTAAAACTGGAGAAATTTCCCCATACAACTTGGCTAAAACACCTCCACCTGATTCACAAAGcaggaaagagaatgagaaaaaattgCAAAGTGAAACTGTGTTTACTTCACCAAcgcttcaggaaaaaaaagttacaagGGAGAAATCTGAAACTTGTCCACAATCCATTAAATCAGATGACAGTGGTTTTTCTAACCTCCCAGCCCATTCAGAAGAGAATGTTGAAAACTCCCACATCATAAGAAGTTCTGGGGAGCATACAGGTAGTGATACAGCCATTACAGCTACTGGAAGTCTTCAAAAAGATATCACAGGCACAGTTACAGAGGAGAGCTCCAATGGATTGCAGCCTAGGATAGTCAGAGGGGAAATTAGAGAAGATTTCCCCCCAAACTCTGAGAAACCACTTTCTGACTCAGAAAGCCAAGTCTTTGCTCTTACTCCAGCCTTGAGTAAACTACAGCTTGATGAGACTTGTTCAAGTGAACAAGATTTAGACAGTTCACAGTCTGAACCCAGAGAACTACTTAAAAGAAGACAGGAGGTAAATACAACGCAGAGCAAGGCTAAAGATGAAATGCAGAAGTTGGCATGGAATCAACGTTCACTTCCTGAAGgaagtaataaaagtaaaaaaagctTGGCTGACCtagaaaaagggaaaagcagATCTCCAGTTAAAAACGGATTGGCAGTTATGTCCAAAGTCAGCAGAAAATTTCCAGCTAAAGATTTATACCCTAGAAGACATGTAGCTACTATCTTTCCCCAAAGTGGGAACAGTTCTGGCTTTAGCAGTTTCTCCCTTGGCACACCAGAATGCAACCCACTGTCCCTTGAGCCTCCTTTAAAGTCCACAGGAACCACAGATGAAAGCAGGTTAAGTAATGATGGCATAAATGTGGAGAAATCCGAGAACCCTCTCCAGCTTACTGCAATATCCAATAGAGAAGCTTGTACATCCTTAAGCAATCACAAGTCCAACAACATTTCGCAACCACATCAAAACGAGTTTGAAAATATCTCAGAATCACAACCAAAGTGTGAGAACTCTGAGGATGTAACAGTAGCTCCGATTTTGGAAAGAGAATCAGGAGCCCTGGCCCAACCCACGTTGATCAGCCTCAGGGAAGCAGACTTCCCTGACCATCAGAGGAAGTTGAAACCCCCTTTTCAACTCGAGCCTGTGGAGAAATCTACGGTGTGTGTCCCACTGACCAGTTGTCAGCAAGGACAAAGCAGTGCTTCATTTCTGGAGTGTGAAAGTCAGCCACACCCCTATCGTTCAGAGAGCTTAAAAAGCGTCAATGTACATGGTGATATACTACGAATAAGTCATCCTCCAAAAGTCAGAGAGCGCCATTTTTCTGAAAGCACTTCTATTGATGATGTCCTGAGTAGACTGACCCTTGGGAATGAATTCTCTAACAACAGCGGGTACAGTCGAAGATTTAAATCTTTTTCTGAACTTCCCTCCtgtggtgaaaatgaaagttgggCTCTGAACAACAGCAGGACAAAAATGGGCCCTAGGTCCGCAACATCTATATCCAGGCCTATTGACTATGGGATTTTTGGGAAAGAACAACAGCTGGCTTTCTTGGAGAATGTAAAGAGGTCACTCACACAAGGGAGATTATGGAAACCAAGTTTTCTTAAGAACCCTGgcttcctgaaagatgatgtaaTTAACCCTGCTAACCCAACAGAGTCATCGACTTCAAATTCTCCTAGTAACCAGAGGCCAGAGGATGGCTTATCTCTAAGCGCGCCACTTAATATCTATGAAGAGGATCCAGTGGACTCAGATTGTGACACAGACACGACCACGGATGACGAATACTACTTGGATGAAAATGACAAAGAGTCAGAACTGTGA